From the Lathyrus oleraceus cultivar Zhongwan6 chromosome 3, CAAS_Psat_ZW6_1.0, whole genome shotgun sequence genome, the window ataaggcctaggtttctaatttgaaacaaagtcaaagtttgcacataaatgattttggcttgggttagagtggagagaagaagagaagggctagtcctaaacatgcaaagatgagagaaaagattaaaacccttggagttccctttcttgagatcataaagatgattcaagatgctcctttcttttggacttagcaattaactcaagcaatcaatcaaatattcaatcaagctcctaggatctccatttggcttgtctctcttaacttggttattcatgacaatggtccttcttatTATCTCAAGattggaatccctatcacacaagaacaaacaataaaaaaggttcacaacacaaataagagaaatggacaaagaaagagttttgGATTAGGGGTTctttgaagtcaacttttaagatttagcattctaaaggcatgaggcctaattgctcttcaacaaatttagcattctaaaggaatgaggcctagttgctcttgaactccattaagcataggtaaggtcctaattctaagtcctttctcctttttgcattgggttcacacaaacaatcacaaaacaagcacaaagcaacaatatatttattcacaataatgagctcaagtgagcaaaaggaaaatggcataaacataaaatatgagctcaagtgagcaaaggaaaaaggcaatatgaataaatgagcaagaaattcaattgcattaaagtaaaatgcttgaattaaatgcttgaattaaaagttagtgattagtggtcaatgttagtgtgtcataagacaatttagcactatgttaagcaatcgtaagtggactaatatagtagtcacacctatctgaggccggtcaataaaactataggcaaataaacacaagttagagaccatgactagtaagccaagctcctacaacttgccatgccaaaagaaaagaaggaaaggccttgtatggattttaggttttttgcttgaccaagaagcaacatatcttggacacaaagcaaaTCACTTaatctttgatcaagttgagtttgatttggatcaatgaaggttaaacctctcatatgtctagactaaccacaaatcattaactcattggccaaaagaaaaagaagaagagaatagatgaagatgaaatggacaaaatgagaattcaaatgacataatcaaaacataatgatcaaatgtgaatgaaatcaacatcaatcaatggtaaacagaagtgaaatgaagattagaagtcaataaaAGTCAAAcaatttttttggtatttttggaatttaattaaaagcataaaataaaatgaacaaagtaaggtcaaacttcaaattcaattcaaatcaacttggataagtccaattgaattatcataagtctaacatggtcaaacaaagtttgacaaattttctcaacattttttgaaaacagaaactattttaaaacaattaaaaatcaagaaaaataacacaaacgaactaaaatctcaaatcaattaagaaattgatgagaatatttttcatagacttatcatgatccatatgtgttaagaaaatatttttggaatttttggatatcaaaaagtatttaaaatgaattaaaaactattaaaaacaaaataattcacaaaaaatattaaatggaatcacaaaaataattaaaaatcagattatgaaactagattttaaaagaaaaattttgcaattggtctcatatttttgtgattccaaataaaagagttatgaatttttgaaaataaatggaataaaagaaaataaaacagaaattagaaaaatatggaaaatcagggaGCGCACGAtccatttcattaaatgacgtggacaACATCAAAGGCTCAGAGGCGCGCTTCCATCATGTTCTCAAGTCCAACGCATAACACAATGTatttaaaaaaagtcaaataaaacaaaggttgagattagatcgtgcacatgagatccaatggccatggaggtatccacgtggggacggtggtggaaaccaccatcttctccggtgagccaactgattccggccaccagttgcaggttttcaaacctcaaccaaaatacatgtgccttataccaaaatgaagctggggtgatgtacatcatccctgtaaccttggatttctctcaagatctctatggaatgagaaatctgagcttgaatttccaggtgttcaaactgaaatgttctaaaacacaaaatcaaatccaccattggcttgcctctcacacgaggacttcagaaaaccaaatgAACACAAGCAAATCACATTATATGAAGAGATatagatcaaaacagtttgagcataaacctttgaagtgcagctttaaacaGCACGATCTGCCCCAATTCTTGCTTCCaacttgatcaggagatgatgatgatgataggcttaggaattagaaactgaagatcaaccaaggaagttgaaattcaagtttgaatttgagAAAACAAAATCAGAATTCCTCTAGTGTGGTTGGGTTTAaatttctgcagagcttcaggttgaatCCAGGGTGTAAATTGAATGAGGCaaggctcttatttatagctgagatCCAAGCAATGATGTgccaaactcgtgtgcatgaagctttgggtcctccaagcatgggcctgtacaggcgtatgtgaggcccaaaagctgatggaAATGAATGCTGAGCTCATACCAAATGGAAATGGACGCGCAATTTGAATGgcaattgcttgtgcatgaagattcaatgtgaattccataattgggcataaatattcccctcttcgaaagtcactcatggaaatccaaacataggcatgtgagtaatggttggaaaggtcttgacataagaaacaaaagctatgttggataaaaatccatttggagtttggaaatttacgaaaactggtcatgaagtttgatgtacaaaacatgcctttgaaaattttgccaaaagtggctaacttcaagcccttctgtttcaaaGGTTCAAGCCttaaatggaaaaacctccaacataaaaattgtatatcttttcaagatgattAATTTGGACTTaattttttcatcatttggattttttatgagaaagttatgggcacttgaagttggactttttcaagattcaatggctttggtccaaagtgacctataatgttttgtattatcacatgtgtttattttaggattatgaaattttgtccaacataaaattttaattagaaATATCAAGATTtctaatgcaattggtcccacctcaaaatcataaaaaatgaaggagttagtccttgggaagttgacccaaaattagggtttcagtcaaaatgacctataatgttttgaaatgaatggtgaccttccaagtttcaaataaatttttgatgtacattaaagttgttcatatggttcttaagaacatgttttctctcatggtcatcttcatttgacaaacacatcaaaagttaggtctcagtggatctcaaattagtcagatgacttgactggtcaacttctcaagtccaaacttcaaatattgatgaatgaatgattgaggatactcacataggctcatatatgcataaaatgatgaatgaaagaacttaacttgatttaatttgatcataggttgaggttgcttcatgagcaaggcacaatcaatgcacagttgaattagggtttccttgggaaacaatcctcaagccctttggtttatcttgatcaaattgacaaattgagatacttgggagacatatatgatgatttataactttgggaaccattgtcatgctttctttcatcttcatctggtcccttcattgagcataggagcctcctaggagcaagggcacacatgattgcttaagcttcaaaataaaagaagttagtgacatatttttgtgcatttgaatagtaaacaaaataagaaaagcaataatatacaattcaagcatgcttggtggtatcaaaccaactcacacaagtcccaacccaagggttaagaagccacacatgctatgatccttgaggcaatgcaatgagcaatgatatgatgccatgagggatcttagggtcaaaattagggtcttacagatgtTATTCACAATATAAAGCCTCCAGAACTCTAGGTAATATTCTGAGATTATCTTGCCTTCTGACTCTGAAACTTGAAGCTTTCTAAAGTAAAGAagttttcatgaatcagaaaggttctgatcaTAAGCAATCTTATCGATTTATCTTCCTGACTCTGAATAGTTGTTGCATTTAATGGTTATCTTGTCGTTTGATTTTGTATGGTTCTTAGTGGACACAGTTGTCCCACTTTCTAAGCATGCGTGATTAAAGTGTGAAACATTGGGTTTaacaattcttggaattaggtcTAAACCTTTACACTTCCCCCTACGTCTGGACACAACTTTTGTCATCATTGCTAAAATTGTCTATTTAaactcacattttcacactatGCGCACATTTATCCTACACTTTCAAGCTTTTTCAAACCTCAAACTCTCTCTCAActattcttcatcttcatcctcttTCACTCAAATGGCTGAACAACAATCTTCAATGGCTCAATAATCTTCAAAGACTGCAGAACAACAACTTCACACTAAAGGCACTGTACTAGAAGGGATTCTTGAACTTACTTTCCACACTCCAGTAAATGAACTCACAGTGCTCTGTGAAACGATCATGGATTTCATAAACCAGAAGGAGAATGGTTTTGATTTCACAGAAACCTTGAATATTCAAGGATGTAACACATTTTTTGAGAGACTCATAGGTCCAGTTTATCATGTGCTAGTCAAACAATTCTGGGTTCATGGAACTGCGGAAAGAGCAACAAGTAATTCCTATGTCATGAATAGGAAAATTGTCATCACTGGAAAGTCCATTGCACACCTCATTGGGCATGATGGTAAACGTAAAAGAGTTCACAGTGCAACCATCACAGCTAAGAGGGACGATGGTATCTCTCTAGTAATCTTCAAAATAGGTACAAACTTTACTGATGAAAAGGGTCCCAGTGCCAAGGACTTAACCAACAATTTGAGGGTTTGGTTCAAGATTATTTTAGGGTGTATCAATCACAGACCAAGTACCAATAGTTCTTACTACATCAACACTCGTCAAAAGATTATGTTGTTACTTCTGGAGAAAGGAGTCAAGCTGGTATTGCCATTGCTTTTGTTCAAAGAATCCAGAACTGGTGGATCCCCCAAAAAAGCCAGAAGTAGATTCACACCTAATGGCAGGTTAATCTCAGACATTCTAGTGGAAAGTGGAGTGGTAGATGACCTTCTGGTCAGTGGGCTGACAGAAGAGCTAGTAAAGGATGTTGGGAAAGTGTTTTGGGGGAAGAACCTGAAAAGTATGGGTCTCATATCAAAAATTTGAAGACTAGAAATCGTTATGACCAAGGATGATATCTGTGGTACTAGAAATCTAATAGACGACTATCCCATCTTTACCAAAGTGGATTCTCCACAGGTTCTGATGGCGTATCTGGAAAGCTCTCTCAAGTATGGCATCAATCCATTGGTGGATCCCTTTAATCTTCCAGAAACCTACCCAGATGTCCATGGTAAAAGGAAAAGGGAATTCAAAGGTGAAGGATCCTCTAGAGCTCAGAAGAAGAAAAAGGTTGATATCTTTCAAGATTAAGATGAGGTGCCTCTAAGTGAGCGCCAGAAGGCTATGATCCTGAAGGATACATCTGGGGTTGTTCAACCCTTAAGAGCTTCTGGTAAGTTTCCCGTTGTCTCTTCTGATTATGTTTTTGTTCCATCTATAATCTTACCACCTACACCATCATCTCAACCTAACGTTTCTGAACCACTTCCATTACCCACACCAGATATAACTCCACCTATTTTAACACATGTTATCAATATACCACCACCACAATCTACTCAAACCATAGCAACATCTATCACAGAAACTTTTATAGTTTCTGTTCCTATTTTAGAACAACCATTGATACCACCTCCATCATCTACTCCACAATTACAAACTACACCCATTTCACCACCATTAATTGTTTCTGCTCCCCAACCAACTAATCCAAATGTTACACCACCTAGAATATCTTCTGCAATGAGTGTCTCTAACAGACATGTTTCTGAAGGAACTCCTGAAGAAATGTTCGACTATGAACTAGAAATCACCTCACCAGAATCGCCCCCCCCCCCTTCATTCTACCCTCTCATCCCTCCGTCTTTGGTCCTGCCTTTGACGAGTCCAGAATCAATCTCACCATTAAATATCCTAAAATCCAAACACCATCCTCTTCTGACCTTGGTAAGATTCTAATGGAGTTTGATTCAGAATCTAAGAAGCGTTTGGAGAAAGCAATGATTGTTAGTCATTCTTCTTCAAACCTTGTTGCTAGCAATTCAGTAAGGGAAGCTTATACAAGTTGAATGAATTCTGAAGTCTCTAAGATGAAGGATCTTGGGTATACCTTAGCAGAAAGCAAATTTCTTCCTAGGTTCGTGCAATTAATGGAATTATGTAAGCTGAGGAATTCTCAACTTTGTCTTCCTGCACCAGATGTTAAAGAGGTCTCTATAAAACCTATggtagaagaagaagaagaagctcCAATAACATAATATGCTCAGATCATTGAGTGTGCTACTCCTGAACCTAATGACGATACAATGGAAGAAGCTCCAAAATAGATCGTAGTCTCTGAAGCTTTTGCATCTCAGTCTATTCCAGTTTCTCTTATAAGAACCATTGAGCAGATTAAGGCTGATAATGCTAAGGTCAATGAGCGTCTGGATAAGCAAGATCTGATGTTTCAGCTGATTCTGTCaagacttcctcctcctcctccaCCTCCTACTCAGAACCCCTAGAATTTTTTTTCCTTAACTTTTTCacatttattttcttttgttttttaaATTGTACTCTGCACTTCCTTTTTGGCATGTTTTCAATCAATGAAGTTATTTTGTTTCTCATAATTTACTTTGtctttttattctttttgattgatgacaaacGAGGAGAAAATATAAAATTCTATAGGGGAAGAATTAAGagtttattttgatatctaaATTCCTAAGTAAAAAACCCAAACATTGTTTTAATGTTTCTGTTAACAAATACTTCGACAAACATTTGTTAAGTATTTTTGTAGGGTTATCTCTCAAGAATCATAATGACTATTAAAGAATTAGAATGATTCAGAAGTTTCTGAAGAAGTGTTTTTAAAGAAGTTTCTAAAGAAAGCTCTTATCAAAAGGATGATGTTATCAACCAGTGTTTTCGAAAACATCAATCAAATTCTGAAGTTAAATCAGACTCTGACAGATTACTTCTAAAGGTAAATTAGGAAAGTGTTCTTTAATCCCGAGCTTATCTTTATAGGActatacatctcagggggaggTTTATGCTTTTGTAAGATGTATCCTTCTATGATTACCCTATACAAAATTGTTAATaaaaatacatgttttgtcatcatcaaaaaggaggagattgttagaacaagatttggttttgcatctacatcttgagttttgatgataaaaatattgtatttgtttgagaacaattttggtaccctaatggtttgttattgtgtagctttaacaaaTAATTATGATTCTAATCACATGATGTgtaacatcatcagtttctgaattTTGCATTCTAAATCCATTTCTGCGTTGCAATTAGAAGTTTTGAAAGATGTCAATATTCTTGTTGCAATGTTCTTTATGCTTCTGCATTATCTCAACCATTAGAAGCTTATGAGGAGACTATGTATTGCTATTGCAAATGTTCTCTCAGTTGTTTTGCTTCTAGACGTGACTCTGATCaacaagcttctgaagaatggcaaaCTTCTGAAGTTGTGCTATGcagctgaagattctgaagatctcaagtcaaacaattgaagttatcaaggttctgactgaggtGTACGAtgactctgaagattctgaagacattgaagaactcaagccagactactgatgctgtcaaggttctgacccaaggttctgaagtttctgaaCCCAACTCTCTACTTAttcacttcatgcttcaatcatcttttattagaagccaatgaatctgaagataagatcaaatggaaacgtgatcaaatagtacatagtatAAATCAAACAACCTTTCCACTATCTGATTTTGTGGGCAAGGACTGTACTATTCATCACACCTATCATTGAATATGTGGGAGAAAGGACGGTACATGGTATCATTCCTTTCTCATCCAACAATGGACAACCGCTCAAGGAGCTTTCCCTATTTTCCTCTCCAACGGTCACATGCTCATACTATTTAGCATGCATTGCAGACTTGAAGAAGATGTTGATCTACACAAGTATTTTGACAACTTAATTTTCTGTGTGAAAAGCTATAATATTTTATACACAGTGTTCTTTAAgtatttatttttcatttgtgtaaatcttcttttgaagaagcatcttgttgttggtgtaagccctagaggccaatacttttggtacttgtatcgaattatttattgataataaaaaggctttttctttatcatgtttgtttaataaagtccctgcAATAGATAGTtcatttaatgtatcaagtgtgacttaatcatgagagcacattaaacataaggacactattcttaaagtatccgtagtcgagctttattgtgaagtgggataacattaaagcatggagactattatgtttatagactgatgatcacatctcatggatcatggataaggagttatcaagtctcaaacatagtgtaagaccccaattttgtccctaagatccctcatggcatcataacattgcatttgcatagcctcaaggatcataagcatcttggttccccttacctttgggtgggacctcttgtgagtggtttgagatcaccaagcatgtttgaattgtatatcattgcttttcttgttttgtttactaaccaaaagcacaaagatatgtcactaacatcttttgtttgtagcttgagcaatcacaaggtccaaagcttcaaggagatcattggtacaaagatatggccaagaggagatgaaagaaagcatgttaatggttcccaaagctctcatccatcaaatatgcctccctagcatctcaattcatcattttgatcaaagctagtcaaagggtttgaggtttgttccccaaagaaaccctaattcatctgtgcaccacaatgccttgctcttgaagcaacctcagcccatggtcaaacacaatcaatggaagttctttaattcttcatttcatgcatatttgaacttatttgagtatcctcaatcatcaattcatcaagatatgagttgtagacttgagaagttgattagttacttcatctgactattttgaaatgcattgagacctaactttttatgtgtcggtcaaatggagatgatcccaaaagaaaaaatgttcttaaggacaatattaacaactttcatgttcataaaaaattgatttgaatcttggaagggcatcttccattccaagacactataggtcattttgactgaaaccctaattttgggtcaacttcccaaggacataactcattcattttttatttttttaaggtgggatcaaatgaattggaaatattaagatgtctacttcaaatgttatgttgaaaaaaatttcaaaat encodes:
- the LOC127131819 gene encoding proline-rich receptor-like protein kinase PERK2; this encodes MILKDTSGVVQPLRASGKFPVVSSDYVFVPSIILPPTPSSQPNVSEPLPLPTPDITPPILTHVINIPPPQSTQTIATSITETFIVSVPILEQPLIPPPSSTPQLQTTPISPPLIVSAPQPTNPNVTPPRISSAMSVSNRHVSEGTPEEMFDYELEITSPESPPPPSFYPLIPPSLVLPLTSPESISPLNILKSKHHPLLTLVRF